Proteins encoded by one window of Musa acuminata AAA Group cultivar baxijiao chromosome BXJ2-9, Cavendish_Baxijiao_AAA, whole genome shotgun sequence:
- the LOC135622035 gene encoding NAC domain-containing protein 86-like produces MTSENTSDGGDETWRWMGCHFTSIDEELIGDCLFNKVRNLPLRIPLGFSIPKMEVYKKAPWELMVHSSYLPMGVSYCFVRVPWFKAKDNRLKRKTRGGRWVANGKPRDIPHQDRRAMIVGTRRSLKFFKDNGDPGKRNKDSNLGLQWIMHEYRLHPSLYETIPSYETEEIILC; encoded by the coding sequence ATGACGTCGGAAAATACCAGCGACGGCGGAGATGAGACATGGAGGTGGATGGGGTGCCATTTTACCTCGATCGACGAAGAGCTGATCGGCGATTGCCTCTTCAACAAGGTTCGTAATCTGCCATTGCGAATCCCCCTCGGCTTTAGCATTCCCAAGATGGAAGTGTACAAGAAAGCGCCATGGGAATTGATGGTCCACTCCAGCTACCTTCCCATGGGTGTGTCCTACTGCTTCGTCCGCGTGCCCTGGTTCAAAGCCAAGGACAATAGGCTAAAGCGGAAGACGCGCGGTGGAAGGTGGGTCGCCAACGGCAAGCCCCGCGACATACCGCATCAAGATAGGAGGGCGATGATCGTTGGGACTCGGAGGAGTCTCAAATTCTTCAAGGACAACGGTGATCCGGGAAAGAGGAATAAGGACAGCAACCTCGGACTGCAGTGGATAATGCACGAGTACCGCCTCCACCCCAGCCTGTACGAGACGATCCCCTCCTACGAGACCGAGGAGATAATCCTGTGCTAA